One window of Diabrotica undecimpunctata isolate CICGRU chromosome 8, icDiaUnde3, whole genome shotgun sequence genomic DNA carries:
- the LOC140448043 gene encoding mitochondrial dimethyladenosine transferase 1-like encodes MAANVQHIRLPPLPTIRDLVKLYRLRALRQLSQNFLMDERITDKIVRSAGPLTNHYVCEIGPGPGGITRSILKRNPRKLIVVEKDPRFLPTLELLQECGKDVTDMKIEIADIRTYDLKRGFEGAPKMEWQHAPPPVHLIGNLPFSVSTNLIIRYLQSVSEKTSAWHYGRSSMTLTFQKEVGERMVAPIMDKQRCRLSVICQMWCDVQYKFTIPGKAFVPKPDVDVAVMTLVPLKYPLVKLPFKLVEKVLRNIFNMRQKYCIRGAERLFPEDKRNELGNKLLHLAEVDPTTRPFQISNEEFVRIFYAYNLLCEENPGLENYDSRAPKSKLLEEPEE; translated from the exons ATGGCTGCAAATGTACAACATATTCGTTTGCCCCCTTTACCTACTATTAGAGATTTAGTTAAGTTATATCGTCTTCGAGCTCTTAGACAATTATCACAGAATTTTTTAATGGATGAAAG AATCACTGATAAAATCGTACGGTCTGCTGGCCCTTTAACAAATCACTATGTTTGTGAAATTGGACCTGGACCTGGAGGTATTACCAGATCAATTCTCAAAAGGAACCCCAGAAAACTTATTGTTGTTGAAAAAGATCCAAGATTTCTTCCAACTTTAGAGTTATTACAGGAGTGTGGTAAGGATGTTACTGATATGAAAATAGAGATTGCTGATATAAGAACATATGATCTTAAGCGGGGTTTTGAAGGAGCACCTAAAATGGAATGGCAGCATGCTCCTCCTCCGGTTCATTTAATAG GTAACCTCCCTTTTAGCGTTTCTACGAACTTAATTATTCGATACTTACAGTCAGTATCAGAAAAAACATCGGCTTGGCACTATGGCAGGTCATCAATGACTCTAACATTTCAAAAAGAAGTAGGAGAAAGAATGGTAGCTCCCATAATGGACAAACAGAGATGCCGCCTTTCTGTTATATGTCAGATGTGGTGTGATGTTCAGTATAAGTTTACCATTCCTGGTAAAGCCTTTGTACCAAAACCTGATGTTGATGTTGCTGTTATGACCCTAGTGCCTTTAAAATATCCTTTGGTGAAACTTCCTTTTAAACTGGTCGAGAAAGTGCTtagaaatatatttaatatgaGACAAAAGTATTGCATAAGAGGTGCAGAGAGGTTATTTCCTGAAGACAAAAGGAACGAATTGG gtaataAACTTTTACATTTAGCCGAAGTGGATCCCACAACCAGACCTTTTCAGATAAGTAATGAAGAATTTGTCAGGATATTTTATGCTTATAACTTACTGTGTGAAGAAAATCCAGGACTTGAGAATTATGATTCTAGAGCACCAAAAAGTAAATTGTTAGAGGAGCCCGAAGAGTAG